In Poecile atricapillus isolate bPoeAtr1 chromosome 22, bPoeAtr1.hap1, whole genome shotgun sequence, a genomic segment contains:
- the HP1BP3 gene encoding heterochromatin protein 1-binding protein 3 isoform X1: MSTDLSEAEPVHHKALPLLTGAQLIHTDKLSEKVEDDTMPIRRSVNASSRETPPKSKPAEGEEVKADAEVTSEESASVGEEQEPETLPAASNEAEQPKEPESEGKEETKSTEETKKDEKEQSKEKEKKVKKTIPAWATLSASQLARAQKQTQMAATSRPKMDAILTEAIKACFQKSGASVVAIRKYIIHKYPSLELERRGYLLKQALKRELERGIIRQVKGKGASGSFVVVSNAGKSVPKARDRKKSSSALSTEQQVKLEDVLPLAFTRLCEPKEASYSLIKKYVSQYYPKLKVDVRPQLLKNALQRAVEKGQLEQITGKGASGTFQLKKSGEKPLLGGTLMEDAILSAIAAMNEPKTCSTTALKKYILENYPGTNSNFQVHLLKRTLQKCEKNGWMEQISGKGFSGTFQLCFPYYPSPDVLYPEKQQDEDSEESDEEEEEESEEEEESEEEESEEEEPPPKKRMQKRPPPKSRSRAPPMKRRESKPKPRKTPAARRDKAKPPPKVKTPAKKAKPAAPAIKKASSGSSSKKPAASGRKEVKPSAKGKSTMRKSLRAKK, encoded by the exons atgtcgACTGATCTGTCTGAAGCTGAACCCGTGCATCATAAGGCGCTTCCACTCTTAACGGGAGCTCAGCTGATCCACACGGACAAGTTAAGTGAG AAAGTGGAAGACGACACAATGCCAATCCGTCGCTCGGTGAATGCTTCTTCCCGGGAAACTCCTCCCAAAAGCAAACCTGCCGAAGGGGAAGAGGTCAAAGCAG ATGCAGAAGTCACCTCTGAGGAATCTGCCTCTGTTGGAGAGGAACAAGAGCCTGAAACCCTGCCTGCTGCATCCAATGAAGCAGAACAGCCAAAGGAACCTGAGagtgaagggaaggaggaaactAAGTCCACAGAAGAAACCAAAAAGGA TGAGAAGGAGCAGTctaaggagaaggagaagaaggtgAAGAAGACCATCCCTGCGTGGGCCACGCTCTCTGCCAGCCAGCTGGCCCGGGCACAGAAGCAGACTCAGATGGCAGCCACCTCCCGGCCCAAAATGGATGCGATTTTAACCGAGGCCATCAAG gCCTGCTTTCAGAAGAGCGGTGCCTCGGTGGTTGCAATACGGAAATACATCATCCACAAATACCCTTCCCTGGAGCTGGAGAGGAGGGGATACCTCCTGAAGCAAGCACTGAaaagggagctggagaggggaatCATTAGGCAG GTTAAAGGAAAGGGAGCTTCTGGGAGCTTTGTGGTGGTGTCTAATGCAGGAAAAAGTGTTCCAAAAGCCAGAGACAGAAAG aaaagcagttcagctctgagcacagagcagcaggtgaAGCTGGAGGATGTCCTGCCGCTGGCCTTCACCCGCCTGTGTGAGCCCAAGGAAGCTTCTTACAGCCTGATCAAGAAATACGTGTCTCAGTATTACCCCAAACTCAAAGTAGATGTAAG ACCCCAGCTGCTGAAGAatgccctgcagagagctgTAGAGAAGGGCCAGTTAGAGCAGATCACAGGGAAGGGAGCGTCTGGGACATTCCAG CTGAAGAAATCAGGGGAGAAGCCCCTGCTGGGTGGGACTCTGATGGAAGATGCCATCCTGTCTGCTATTGCGGCCATGAACGAACCGAAGACCTGCTCCACCACAGCGCTGAAGAAGTATATCCTGGAAAATTACCCAGGGACCAACTCCAACTTCCAGG tGCATCTACTGAAGAGAACCCTGCAGAAATGTGAGAAGAATGGCTGGATGGAGCAAATTTCTGGGAAGGGCTTCAGTGGAACCTTTCAGCTTTGCTTCCCTTATTATCCCAG CCCAGATGTGCTCtatccagagaagcagcaggatgagGATTCTGAGGAATCtgatgaggaagaagaggaggaatctgaggaggaggaagaatcTGAAGAGGAAGAGTCTGAGGAGGAAGAGCCACCACCAAAGAAGAG GATGCAGAAGAGaccaccccccaaatcccggagCAGGGCCCCTCCGATGAAGCGAAGAGAGTCCAAACCCAAGCCAAGGAAAACCCCCGCTGCCCGCCGGGACAAAGCAAAGCCCCCTCCCAAGGTCAAAACCCCTGCTAAGAAAGCCAAACCGGCAGCCCCAGCCATCAAGAAAGCCTCCAGTGGCAGCTCTTCCAAGAAACCAGCAGccagtgggaggaaggaagtGAAACCCTCTGCCAAGGGCAAATCCACCATGAGGAAATCTCTCCGGgcaaaaaagtaa
- the SH2D5 gene encoding SH2 domain-containing protein 5 — protein sequence MKKKPGNGRGQDPAAPQQRVRSVTKPAEYVGSFTVEELDLQQRAGQLEEQLWALKDCPRRRPVVLRFSLQGLKVYSADGETLLMAHAVRRILYSTWRLPDRQFAFVARNPHSPPSTLFCHLFVGLPGEVQTLHLLLCRSFQLCYLLAHPEEQAAEGELPGPGVLREPLNPEEVSRNVNALVSFRRLPAPGGLGPLGTGDRRQEAEGRAWRPGNPYCSPVLVRKKAIRSKVLRSGAYRDCGAEGQLHQQPRDAAAAGGESKGTRSLAFLPENESVLAESVWSFAGIARAAGVALLRRDVPGAFLLRPEPGLPKRWCLWVRAPCGVVSYGLVRTHQGRFCVEHSNAEFASVAALLAHYSGPPGGCFCRLAPGRRNPGYEERDPGSEAGAGAGEAAWAPAAPTGAQHERG from the exons ATGAAGAAGAAGCCGGGCAATGGGCGGGGACAggaccctgcagccccccagcagCGAGTCCGGTCTGTCACCAAGCCAGCGGAG TACGTGGGATCCTTCACAGTGGAGGAGCTGGACCTGCAGCAGCGAGCGGGGCAGttggaggagcagctgtgggcacTGAAG GACTGTCCCAGGAGGAGGCCGGTGGTGCTGAGGTTCAgcttgcagggcctgaaggtCTACAGTGCTGATGGGGAG ACGCTGCTCATGGCACACGCGGTGCGCCGGATCCTGTACAGCACCTGGAGGCTCCCCGACCGCCAGTTCGCCTTCGTGGCCCGCAacccccacagcccccccagCACCCTCTTCTGCCACCTCTTCGTGGGGCTCCCAGGAGAG GTCCAGACCCTGCACCTCCTCCTCTGCCGCTCCTTCCAGCTCTGTTACCTCCTGGCGCACCCCGAGGAGCAGGCGGCCGAGGGGGagctcccggggccgggggtgcTGCGGGAGCCCCTCAACCCCGAGGAGGTGTCACGAAATGTCAACGCCCTCGTGTCCTTCCGGCGCCTGCCCGCGCCCGGCGGCCTCGGCCCGCTGGGCACCGGG GACCGGCGGCAGGAGGCAGAGGGCAGAGCCTGGCGCCCGGGGAATCCCTACTGCTCCCCGGTGCTGGTGCGCAAGAAAGCCATCCGGAGCAAAGTGCTGCGCTCGGGAGCCTACCGGGACTGCGGGGCCGAGGGACAGCTCCACCAGCAGCCCCGCGATGCCG CggcagcaggaggggaaagCAAAGGGACGAGGAGTTTGGCCTTCCTGCCCGAAAATGAGAGCGTCCTCGCCGAGAGCGTGTGGTCCTTCGCTGGCATCGCcag GGCCGCCGGGGTCGCGCTGCTGCGGCGGGACGTGCCCGGTGCCTTCCTGCTGCGCCCCGAGCCCGGGCTGCCCAAGCGCTGGTGCCTGTGGGTGCGGGCGCCCTGCGGCGTCGTGTCCTACGGCCTGGTCAGGACACACCAGGGCAGGTTCTGCGTGGAG CACTCCAACGCCGAGTTCGCCAGCGTGGCCGCCCTCCTGGCCCACTACTCCGGGCCACCGGGGGGCTGCTTCTGCCGCCTGGCCCCCGGCCGACGCAACCCCGGCTACGAGGAGCGGGACCCCGGCAGCGAGGCCGGTGCCGGGGCAGGGGAGGCCGCCTGGGCCCCCGCCGCCCCCACCGGGGCGCAGCACGAGCGGGGGTAG
- the HP1BP3 gene encoding heterochromatin protein 1-binding protein 3 isoform X2 — translation MSTDLSEAEPVHHKALPLLTGAQLIHTDKLSEKVEDDTMPIRRSVNASSRETPPKSKPAEGEEVKADAEVTSEESASVGEEQEPETLPAASNEAEQPKEPESEGKEETKSTEETKKDEKEQSKEKEKKVKKTIPAWATLSASQLARAQKQTQMAATSRPKMDAILTEAIKACFQKSGASVVAIRKYIIHKYPSLELERRGYLLKQALKRELERGIIRQVKGKGASGSFVVVSNAGKSVPKARDRKKSSSALSTEQQVKLEDVLPLAFTRLCEPKEASYSLIKKYVSQYYPKLKVDVRPQLLKNALQRAVEKGQLEQITGKGASGTFQERRPTWCRGACPDLVWENFVLMLFSSSLENS, via the exons atgtcgACTGATCTGTCTGAAGCTGAACCCGTGCATCATAAGGCGCTTCCACTCTTAACGGGAGCTCAGCTGATCCACACGGACAAGTTAAGTGAG AAAGTGGAAGACGACACAATGCCAATCCGTCGCTCGGTGAATGCTTCTTCCCGGGAAACTCCTCCCAAAAGCAAACCTGCCGAAGGGGAAGAGGTCAAAGCAG ATGCAGAAGTCACCTCTGAGGAATCTGCCTCTGTTGGAGAGGAACAAGAGCCTGAAACCCTGCCTGCTGCATCCAATGAAGCAGAACAGCCAAAGGAACCTGAGagtgaagggaaggaggaaactAAGTCCACAGAAGAAACCAAAAAGGA TGAGAAGGAGCAGTctaaggagaaggagaagaaggtgAAGAAGACCATCCCTGCGTGGGCCACGCTCTCTGCCAGCCAGCTGGCCCGGGCACAGAAGCAGACTCAGATGGCAGCCACCTCCCGGCCCAAAATGGATGCGATTTTAACCGAGGCCATCAAG gCCTGCTTTCAGAAGAGCGGTGCCTCGGTGGTTGCAATACGGAAATACATCATCCACAAATACCCTTCCCTGGAGCTGGAGAGGAGGGGATACCTCCTGAAGCAAGCACTGAaaagggagctggagaggggaatCATTAGGCAG GTTAAAGGAAAGGGAGCTTCTGGGAGCTTTGTGGTGGTGTCTAATGCAGGAAAAAGTGTTCCAAAAGCCAGAGACAGAAAG aaaagcagttcagctctgagcacagagcagcaggtgaAGCTGGAGGATGTCCTGCCGCTGGCCTTCACCCGCCTGTGTGAGCCCAAGGAAGCTTCTTACAGCCTGATCAAGAAATACGTGTCTCAGTATTACCCCAAACTCAAAGTAGATGTAAG ACCCCAGCTGCTGAAGAatgccctgcagagagctgTAGAGAAGGGCCAGTTAGAGCAGATCACAGGGAAGGGAGCGTCTGGGACATTCCAG GAGCGCCGACCCACCTGGTGCAGAGGAGCTTGTCCTGACCTGGTTTGGGAGAATTTTGTCTTGatgcttttctcttcctccttggAAAATAGCTGA